The proteins below come from a single Chitinophaga pinensis DSM 2588 genomic window:
- a CDS encoding RDD family protein, translated as MSEQTNAPLPDGITYPTLVKRVQSIFIDTVFIVGLTFAFSAILSSFDSVPDWLRMSVFILIWVIYEPLCVTFGCTLGNYVLGLRVRDNNNIGEGINILRAALRYALKVTLGWISFVTIHSNSKRRAIHDLAAGSVMILIERK; from the coding sequence ATGTCTGAACAGACAAACGCCCCTTTACCTGACGGTATTACCTACCCCACACTGGTAAAAAGAGTACAATCGATATTTATTGATACCGTTTTTATCGTCGGCCTCACCTTCGCTTTTTCTGCTATTTTAAGCAGTTTTGATAGTGTACCCGACTGGCTGCGCATGTCGGTATTTATACTGATATGGGTGATATACGAACCCCTCTGCGTGACATTTGGCTGTACGCTGGGCAACTATGTTTTAGGTCTCCGTGTACGGGATAACAATAACATCGGTGAGGGCATCAATATCTTACGCGCTGCACTGAGATACGCGCTGAAGGTGACGCTGGGATGGATCTCTTTTGTGACGATTCACAGCAACAGCAAAAGAAGAGCTATACATGACCTGGCGGCTGGCAGTGTCATGATCCTCATCGAGCGAAAATAA
- the mgrA gene encoding L-glyceraldehyde 3-phosphate reductase, translating into MKWTPKDDRYDHMLYNRCGNSGLQLPAISLGLWHNFGDDVAHGRKVEICTTAFDLGITHFDLANNYGPQPGSAEIAFGKILREEFAGLRDELVISSKAGYRMWPGPYGEWGSRKYLISSCDQSLKRLGVDYVDIFYSHRYDPNTPLEETMLALDQLVRAGKALYVGVSSYNTARTKEAYAILKSLGTPFIIHQPSYSMLNRWVETDGLLDTLTDTGLGSIVFSPLAQGMLTDKYLKEIPADSRASQGKSLQQGFLSEENMENIKALNDIAKRRNQTLAQLAIAWVLRQKAVTSALIGASKPQQVIDCVGALKNIAFTDAELNEIDKYAQNGHINIWSQSAEIDN; encoded by the coding sequence ATGAAATGGACACCTAAAGACGATCGCTACGATCATATGTTATATAATCGCTGCGGGAACAGCGGTTTGCAGTTACCTGCTATTTCGCTGGGCCTCTGGCATAACTTCGGAGACGATGTTGCACATGGTCGTAAAGTAGAAATATGTACGACTGCCTTTGACCTGGGTATCACACATTTTGACCTGGCGAATAACTATGGTCCGCAACCGGGTAGTGCAGAAATTGCCTTCGGTAAAATACTCAGGGAAGAGTTTGCCGGTCTTCGGGATGAACTGGTCATTTCTTCAAAAGCAGGATACCGCATGTGGCCTGGTCCATATGGTGAATGGGGCAGCAGGAAATACCTGATCTCAAGCTGTGACCAGTCCCTGAAGAGATTGGGGGTAGACTACGTCGACATTTTCTACTCACATCGTTATGATCCTAATACGCCGCTGGAAGAAACAATGCTGGCACTGGATCAGCTGGTACGTGCAGGTAAGGCGTTGTATGTAGGCGTATCCTCTTATAATACCGCAAGAACGAAGGAAGCATATGCCATCTTAAAATCATTGGGTACTCCTTTTATCATCCATCAGCCAAGTTATTCGATGTTAAACAGATGGGTGGAAACGGATGGTCTTTTGGATACTTTGACTGACACCGGACTCGGCTCCATCGTATTTTCACCATTGGCACAGGGTATGCTGACAGATAAGTATCTGAAAGAGATTCCGGCTGACAGCAGGGCTAGTCAGGGTAAATCATTGCAGCAGGGATTTTTAAGTGAGGAGAATATGGAGAATATCAAGGCGCTGAATGATATTGCAAAGAGACGTAACCAGACATTAGCACAGCTGGCAATCGCCTGGGTATTGAGACAAAAAGCAGTGACCTCCGCCTTGATCGGAGCCAGCAAACCACAGCAGGTGATTGATTGTGTGGGTGCCCTGAAGAATATCGCATTTACAGATGCAGAGCTCAATGAGATTGATAAGTATGCACAGAACGGACATATTAATATCTGGAGCCAGTCCGCAGAGATTGATAACTAA
- a CDS encoding LytR/AlgR family response regulator transcription factor yields the protein MINCIVVDDEAHAIELLTLHIEQTSFLKLAGTATNPVEALQLLHQTEMDLIFLDIQMPGMSGIELLQLLNEKYKVILTTAFREYALDGYDHNVVDYLLKPIFFPRFLKAVQRAQEAIASPKKETDDFILVKTEYKGKLLKINVNDIIYIEGKGRYVCFHTRDKEQVMAQLNIGSLEGKLPGDRFLRIHKSFIIAIPFIIMIHGNMVHLEFTEDQIPIGQTYRDVFMGQMLDKVITNKNKEDADPGASV from the coding sequence ATGATCAATTGTATTGTCGTAGATGACGAAGCACATGCAATAGAATTGCTGACACTGCATATTGAGCAGACATCGTTTCTGAAGCTGGCAGGTACCGCGACCAATCCTGTGGAAGCCTTGCAGTTGTTGCATCAGACAGAGATGGACCTCATCTTCCTTGATATCCAGATGCCGGGTATGTCAGGGATAGAGCTGCTGCAATTGCTGAACGAAAAATATAAGGTGATATTGACGACAGCTTTCAGAGAATATGCGCTGGATGGATATGATCATAATGTGGTGGATTACCTGCTAAAACCCATTTTCTTTCCGCGGTTTCTGAAAGCGGTACAACGGGCACAGGAAGCAATCGCATCACCCAAAAAAGAAACGGATGATTTTATACTGGTCAAAACCGAGTATAAGGGAAAGCTCTTGAAGATAAATGTGAACGACATCATTTACATCGAAGGAAAAGGACGGTATGTCTGTTTTCATACCCGTGACAAAGAGCAGGTGATGGCACAGCTGAATATCGGCAGCCTTGAAGGGAAGCTACCTGGGGACCGCTTTCTGCGGATCCATAAATCTTTCATCATCGCTATCCCTTTTATCATCATGATTCATGGGAATATGGTTCACCTGGAATTTACAGAAGATCAGATTCCCATCGGACAAACATACCGTGATGTGTTTATGGGGCAGATGCTGGACAAGGTGATCACTAATAAAAACAAAGAAGACGCAGACCCGGGAGCGTCTGTTTAA
- a CDS encoding cupin domain-containing protein, whose product MDRKKFIGIVGVAVTMPISTLFATINMEAQQFYFKDDGKIPNSKYPLLLYRNAFKQRGSEGAAWLEEQFAKENWTNSWRNGVYPFHHYHSTSHEVLGVYSGEALLHLGGEGGEKVKVQAGDIIVIPAGVGHKNLGSENLGIVGAYPEGRNWDLNRGEPGERPKADRNIASLPVPATDPLNGKGGLPQIWK is encoded by the coding sequence ATGGATAGGAAAAAATTCATAGGTATTGTTGGTGTAGCTGTAACAATGCCCATCTCAACACTTTTTGCAACGATCAATATGGAAGCACAGCAATTTTACTTTAAGGATGACGGGAAGATCCCTAACAGCAAATACCCTTTATTACTTTATCGCAATGCGTTTAAACAAAGAGGGAGTGAGGGCGCTGCCTGGCTGGAGGAACAATTTGCAAAGGAAAACTGGACAAATTCCTGGCGGAATGGCGTGTATCCTTTTCACCATTATCACAGTACGTCGCACGAAGTATTAGGTGTTTATTCCGGGGAAGCTTTATTGCATTTAGGCGGAGAAGGTGGTGAAAAGGTAAAAGTGCAGGCAGGGGATATTATCGTCATTCCGGCTGGGGTAGGGCATAAAAATCTGGGTAGTGAAAACCTGGGAATAGTGGGTGCTTATCCTGAGGGCAGGAACTGGGACCTGAATCGTGGAGAACCAGGGGAGCGGCCGAAGGCAGACCGGAATATTGCCTCATTGCCGGTACCGGCGACTGATCCGCTCAATGGGAAAGGGGGACTGCCGCAGATCTGGAAATAA
- a CDS encoding sensor histidine kinase has protein sequence MSIKDLNILAPVRKHWRQILIILAIYTTWSVAVFLFLIGLQGPETTIKQFGGSQAVYFNFGHAIIKGTIVYYILIYHLALPLVQTRKWKRALLKCILFLILLTVYEYCWHFKKIDPAIGENVHISPHTFLVTTVILDVIMVMVSIYFATLITSNEVHRRKEELEKQKLQAELSAIRYQINPHFLFNSLSFIYTKTLKTSPEAAHAVHLLSEIMSYALDDWGELGTVPLTLEVDHMKKVIEMNQIRFNHMLKIKYQEHVEESEMHVPTLALVTLVENAFKHGDLNDEQNQVSFELNATKNRISFKVSNKKKKGPKEPSKGIGLSNVQQRLQLMYGAKQSFVIEEDENYYSNEIIINL, from the coding sequence ATGAGTATAAAAGACCTTAACATACTGGCGCCGGTCAGGAAACATTGGCGGCAGATATTGATCATCCTGGCAATCTATACGACCTGGAGTGTAGCGGTATTCCTTTTTCTGATCGGACTACAGGGGCCCGAAACGACCATCAAACAATTTGGCGGCAGCCAGGCTGTTTATTTCAATTTTGGTCATGCAATCATCAAGGGAACGATCGTTTATTATATTCTGATCTATCACCTGGCGCTGCCATTGGTACAGACCAGGAAATGGAAAAGAGCATTGTTAAAGTGTATACTGTTTCTGATATTACTGACAGTCTATGAGTACTGCTGGCACTTCAAAAAAATTGATCCCGCCATCGGAGAAAACGTACATATTTCGCCGCATACTTTTCTGGTTACTACGGTCATCCTTGATGTCATTATGGTGATGGTATCGATTTATTTTGCCACCCTCATAACGTCCAATGAAGTGCACCGGCGAAAGGAGGAACTGGAGAAGCAAAAACTGCAGGCAGAGCTTTCTGCTATCAGGTATCAGATCAATCCGCATTTCCTGTTTAACTCGCTCAGCTTTATTTATACAAAGACACTGAAGACGAGTCCGGAAGCCGCACACGCCGTACACCTCTTATCAGAGATCATGAGTTATGCACTGGACGACTGGGGAGAGCTGGGTACCGTACCGCTCACGCTGGAAGTGGATCACATGAAGAAGGTGATAGAAATGAACCAGATCCGGTTTAATCACATGCTCAAGATCAAATACCAGGAGCATGTAGAAGAGAGCGAAATGCATGTGCCGACTCTGGCCCTTGTGACATTGGTAGAGAACGCGTTCAAACACGGTGATCTGAATGATGAACAGAACCAGGTGAGTTTTGAATTAAACGCAACAAAAAACCGTATCTCTTTTAAGGTGAGCAACAAGAAGAAAAAAGGCCCGAAAGAACCCTCCAAGGGTATCGGACTAAGCAATGTACAGCAACGCTTACAGCTTATGTATGGTGCGAAGCAGTCATTTGTGATTGAAGAAGACGAAAACTATTATTCAAACGAGATAATCATTAACCTGTAA
- a CDS encoding prolyl oligopeptidase family serine peptidase: protein MKQQLILSLIGTFSMTISSAQISHQVGTTRPGNPALVSSESALQELMDASAGNYKYSVEDYFAHPQSADFQLSPNGSYISFRERDEHGKSNVMVREVSTGKTTCALKETENIIIGYGWASDSRLLYMMDDGGNENYHLYAVNTDGSGNIDLTPYEGVRATILKRLPEHREFIIVSMNRDNPQNFEPYKINVNTGAMVRLYENSDLTNPVNLYDFDKDGNLRAFSRMNNRKEMQYFYKSKDAKEYSLIKTIPWYNKFTILSFNYASANPDEAYVLTNLEADKARIVLYDLKAGKIIREIYSNKDYDVSNLSLSRKRNWEIDYIDYEGEKHIIKPVSKHFSSIYKQLKKQFKGYQFQIAAQTENEEQYLVKVSSDRLYGRFYHYDRKTGKTALLCDLMPQLREADMAVMRPITFKSLDGLTIHGYITLPANASKRKKVPLIVDPHGGPHGIRDTWGFNPEAQLFASRGYATLHINFRISDGYGLDFFRAGFKQTGRKIMDDLEDGVHYVIDQGWADRENIGIYGGSHGGYATLMGLIKTPYLYKAGVDYVGISNIFTFFDALPPYWKPLKNMLKDIWYDLDDPEEAKIAKEVSPIYHTYKINAALFVVQGANDPRVNILESDRIVAAVRKKGVEVPYMVKYDEGHGFQKEANQLAFYKAMLGFFSLHFNKPAPIILDDWDVY, encoded by the coding sequence TTGAAACAGCAACTTATTCTTTCATTAATAGGTACGTTTAGTATGACAATCAGTAGTGCTCAGATATCCCACCAGGTGGGAACAACCAGGCCGGGTAATCCGGCCCTGGTTTCTTCTGAGAGCGCATTACAGGAATTGATGGATGCGTCAGCGGGTAACTACAAATATAGTGTAGAAGACTATTTTGCACATCCGCAGTCCGCTGATTTTCAGTTATCGCCAAATGGCAGCTATATTTCCTTCAGAGAACGTGACGAACATGGTAAAAGCAATGTGATGGTCAGAGAAGTGAGTACGGGTAAAACTACCTGTGCGCTGAAAGAAACAGAGAACATTATCATCGGATACGGCTGGGCATCAGATAGCCGGCTGTTATATATGATGGACGATGGCGGTAATGAGAACTATCACTTATATGCCGTGAATACAGATGGTTCAGGTAATATCGATCTGACACCCTACGAAGGCGTACGGGCCACTATACTGAAACGGCTGCCGGAGCATAGAGAATTTATTATCGTCTCTATGAATAGAGACAATCCGCAGAATTTCGAACCTTACAAAATCAATGTTAATACTGGAGCAATGGTCAGATTGTATGAGAATAGTGATCTGACCAATCCTGTGAATCTATATGATTTTGATAAGGACGGCAATCTTCGGGCATTCTCCAGAATGAATAATAGAAAGGAGATGCAGTACTTCTATAAATCGAAAGATGCAAAGGAATATTCGCTGATAAAGACTATTCCCTGGTATAATAAATTCACCATTTTATCTTTTAATTATGCATCGGCTAATCCGGATGAAGCATATGTACTGACGAATCTTGAGGCAGATAAAGCACGTATTGTACTGTATGACCTGAAAGCAGGAAAGATCATCAGGGAGATCTATTCAAACAAAGACTATGATGTATCCAATCTTTCCTTGTCGCGAAAGAGGAACTGGGAAATTGATTATATAGATTATGAAGGAGAAAAGCATATCATTAAACCGGTCAGCAAACATTTCAGCAGTATCTATAAGCAATTGAAGAAGCAGTTTAAAGGCTACCAGTTCCAGATTGCTGCACAAACCGAGAACGAAGAGCAATACCTGGTGAAAGTAAGCAGTGATCGTTTATACGGCAGGTTTTACCACTACGACAGGAAGACGGGTAAAACAGCCTTGTTGTGTGATCTGATGCCACAACTAAGGGAGGCGGATATGGCCGTTATGCGCCCGATCACCTTTAAATCGCTGGATGGATTAACGATACATGGATATATCACTTTACCTGCCAACGCCTCAAAAAGAAAGAAGGTACCGCTGATTGTCGATCCGCATGGTGGTCCTCATGGTATCCGTGATACCTGGGGTTTTAATCCGGAAGCCCAGCTGTTTGCCAGCCGGGGCTATGCCACTTTGCATATTAACTTCCGTATCTCTGATGGATATGGCCTGGACTTTTTCCGTGCAGGTTTCAAACAAACCGGTCGTAAGATCATGGATGACCTGGAAGACGGTGTGCATTATGTCATTGACCAGGGTTGGGCCGATCGCGAAAATATAGGTATTTATGGCGGCAGTCATGGGGGATATGCCACGCTCATGGGACTGATCAAAACGCCTTACCTGTATAAAGCAGGCGTGGATTATGTAGGTATCTCTAACATATTTACTTTTTTTGATGCCTTACCGCCGTACTGGAAGCCCTTAAAAAATATGCTGAAAGACATCTGGTATGACCTGGATGATCCGGAGGAAGCTAAGATCGCGAAGGAAGTTTCTCCGATTTATCATACGTATAAGATCAATGCGGCCTTATTTGTTGTACAGGGGGCCAATGATCCCAGGGTAAATATCCTGGAGTCGGACCGTATCGTTGCCGCTGTACGTAAAAAGGGCGTAGAGGTGCCTTATATGGTGAAGTATGATGAAGGGCATGGTTTTCAGAAAGAAGCAAATCAGCTTGCTTTTTATAAGGCAATGCTGGGCTTTTTCAGCCTGCACTTCAACAAGCCGGCTCCGATTATTTTGGATGATTGGGATGTTTATTAA
- a CDS encoding response regulator transcription factor — translation MKNNSHSGLLTKNKLDESPESSQQGQHYIEVVKAFARLTYESVYVIDYTDMSFEYVSDNPLFLCGLSAEEVLGLGYEFYFRHVPENDLTLLTQINEAGFDFYANIPFAERKDYSITYDFHLVNKEGKHILVNHKLTPLFLSPEGKMWKAMCIVSLSHHQSAGNTRIYKQNSGETWELHPGAKTWRKSEKPVLTEREVEVLRLHAQGLNINQIAERIFVAPDTVKYYRRRIFERLEVSNIVEALAYAVNAKLI, via the coding sequence ATGAAAAATAATTCCCATTCAGGTCTCCTGACAAAGAACAAGTTGGACGAAAGCCCGGAAAGCAGCCAACAGGGCCAGCACTACATAGAAGTGGTGAAGGCTTTTGCCCGGCTCACCTACGAGAGCGTATATGTGATTGATTATACGGATATGTCTTTTGAGTATGTCTCGGACAATCCCTTGTTCCTGTGCGGACTCTCAGCGGAAGAAGTGTTAGGGCTGGGGTATGAGTTTTATTTCCGGCATGTGCCCGAAAACGACCTGACATTGCTGACCCAGATCAATGAGGCAGGATTTGATTTTTATGCCAACATACCGTTTGCGGAAAGAAAAGACTACAGCATTACCTATGATTTTCACCTGGTTAATAAAGAAGGGAAGCATATCCTGGTCAACCATAAGCTGACGCCGCTCTTTCTAAGCCCTGAAGGAAAGATGTGGAAGGCCATGTGTATTGTATCACTCTCACATCACCAGTCCGCAGGCAATACACGTATCTATAAGCAGAATTCCGGCGAGACATGGGAACTACATCCCGGTGCTAAAACCTGGCGTAAATCAGAAAAGCCTGTACTCACGGAAAGGGAAGTAGAAGTGTTGCGGCTCCATGCCCAGGGACTCAATATTAACCAGATAGCAGAAAGGATCTTTGTGGCGCCTGATACCGTTAAATATTACCGGCGCCGGATCTTTGAACGGCTGGAAGTCAGCAATATTGTAGAGGCATTGGCCTATGCGGTTAATGCCAAGCTGATTTAG